A genomic stretch from Pseudomonas sp. MUP55 includes:
- a CDS encoding 3-oxoacyl-ACP synthase, with product MNIASLATYIPPARVQLDQVIAHRGGPPSEARTFSQLFGMRQAATLADGESAEGCFHTLLQQLGESLGQGEKVDAVILVQGLPSPSPRQSVNLPSLRKRSSFINADAPLLTLNQQNCATVFWGLRLAERLLASGTHRCVALLAGDTLADFDLAERYIPGCTMIADGFVAALLKPGGGQRRVSGIQCFYHPGFWQGLDGTREDIKRFYQSHNQLVDHALAGYCDTLRKQAWLLPHNINRLSWQTWLRHPQNRDRAVATDLLGECGHCYTADPLLLLDRYAPEQTGRPALLLSVGLGGWVGSAAVTSDALSETAHAR from the coding sequence ATGAACATCGCTTCGCTGGCCACCTACATTCCACCCGCCAGAGTGCAACTGGACCAAGTCATTGCACATCGCGGCGGGCCTCCATCGGAAGCGCGTACGTTCAGTCAACTGTTCGGCATGCGCCAAGCGGCTACGCTGGCCGATGGAGAAAGCGCCGAAGGCTGTTTCCACACGTTGTTACAGCAACTGGGCGAGAGCCTGGGGCAAGGCGAGAAGGTTGATGCGGTTATCCTGGTGCAGGGCTTGCCCTCGCCTTCCCCGCGCCAAAGCGTCAACCTGCCCTCCTTGCGAAAACGGTCAAGCTTCATCAATGCGGATGCACCGCTGCTGACCCTCAACCAGCAAAACTGCGCCACGGTGTTCTGGGGGCTGCGCCTGGCTGAACGCTTGCTGGCAAGCGGTACGCATCGTTGCGTGGCGCTGCTGGCGGGCGACACGCTGGCCGACTTCGACCTTGCCGAGCGCTATATCCCCGGTTGCACGATGATTGCCGACGGTTTCGTGGCCGCCCTGCTCAAACCCGGCGGTGGCCAACGCAGGGTGTCGGGCATCCAGTGCTTCTATCATCCCGGATTCTGGCAAGGCCTGGATGGCACACGCGAAGATATCAAGCGCTTCTATCAGTCCCATAACCAGCTGGTGGATCACGCACTGGCAGGCTACTGCGACACCCTGCGCAAGCAGGCCTGGTTGCTGCCGCACAATATCAACCGCCTCAGTTGGCAGACCTGGCTGCGTCACCCGCAAAACCGTGATCGCGCCGTCGCCACCGACCTGCTGGGCGAGTGCGGGCACTGTTACACCGCAGACCCCCTGCTGCTGCTGGATCGTTACGCCCCCGAGCAAACCGGGCGCCCTGCCCTGCTGCTGTCGGTGGGCCTGGGCGGCTGGGTCGGTAGCGCCGCCGTTACCTCGGACGCCTTATCGGAGACTGCCCATGCTCGATAA
- a CDS encoding ABC transporter permease, whose product MLFDIRYALRLLLKSPGFTFITVLIMSCGLALTLYMFSVINTIMFAPLPYPDGKNMVLINPTVNGVSLSDSGLNFMDYSDIKARVTELEEVGYFYAERADISDGSKAVSYMAIRNTPQMFSYAGVQPFQGRVLNQEDVQAGAEPVAVISYAMWQNYFAQDTQVIGRDIRINGVPTRIVGIMPQNFAFPFFHDLWLPSQLEPSRYLARKGAPEVSVYARLKPGTSVEDANRDLNRVMQAVALEHPESNKGLSAQALTFQENFMGEETRPIFIVMLFAVSFVLLLACCNVGNLLLARTTERSKEIAIRVALGSPAGRLVLQMMLESLFICCLSGVVAVLLAAWGLEVTNQILPGFVPIKIPFWWQLSLDNVLIFNALALVAITALLTSALPAWKIVHGNFNDVLRDGTRGAQSRGAGRMSRILVIFEVGLSCSILCISALFAVLVYQATRADYGVDTDGYLTAQIHLNPNSYPDDASRILFYQRLHDGVATIPGVERAALTTSAVGQFTLPRQVDVDSSTNNTNERWSYPIVNDVQVMPGSLSAMGITPTSGREFSHGDTQGSEPVVVVSQSFAEQFWPGQRDVIGKRLRFRDNDDQRWYSVVGVVPSVIHGRPFSAFRHRATVYRSLEQQPSSSLMLVLRTQQPEGVGPALIDAVRQVDNNLSVNQIQTLDERLARNTAGLHFIANLFMLFGLVAMILAATGIYAVMCNLINQRTQEIGLRMAMGATESNLLRMLMLQGGKQLLAGLVIGLPLAFFVAPKLTRILGNGNTPFVLLFWMVALMITLVVALAVWLPSRRATNMSPADAIRYE is encoded by the coding sequence ATGCTTTTTGACATTCGCTACGCCTTGCGTCTACTCCTGAAGAGTCCTGGTTTTACCTTTATTACCGTGTTGATCATGTCCTGTGGACTGGCGTTGACCCTGTATATGTTCTCGGTGATCAACACCATTATGTTCGCGCCGCTCCCTTATCCGGACGGGAAAAACATGGTCCTGATCAATCCGACCGTGAATGGCGTCAGCCTCAGTGACTCGGGCTTGAACTTCATGGATTACAGCGACATCAAGGCGCGCGTTACCGAGCTTGAAGAGGTGGGGTATTTTTATGCCGAGCGCGCGGATATCAGTGATGGCAGCAAGGCAGTTTCCTATATGGCCATCAGAAACACCCCACAGATGTTTTCATATGCAGGCGTTCAGCCATTTCAAGGAAGAGTCCTGAATCAGGAAGATGTACAGGCAGGTGCCGAGCCCGTCGCGGTGATCAGCTATGCCATGTGGCAAAACTACTTTGCTCAGGACACGCAGGTCATCGGTCGCGATATCAGGATCAACGGCGTCCCTACGCGCATTGTCGGCATCATGCCGCAAAATTTCGCCTTTCCTTTCTTCCATGACTTATGGCTGCCGTCGCAGCTTGAACCTTCGCGGTACCTGGCGCGCAAGGGCGCTCCGGAAGTGTCGGTGTACGCGCGTTTGAAGCCCGGCACGAGCGTTGAGGATGCCAATCGCGACCTCAACAGGGTGATGCAGGCCGTCGCGCTTGAGCACCCGGAAAGTAACAAGGGGCTCTCTGCGCAAGCATTGACCTTCCAGGAAAATTTCATGGGCGAGGAGACCCGGCCGATCTTTATCGTCATGTTGTTCGCGGTCAGTTTTGTGCTGCTGTTGGCGTGCTGCAATGTCGGGAATCTGCTGCTGGCACGGACCACCGAGCGTTCCAAGGAAATCGCGATTCGCGTGGCGCTGGGCTCTCCCGCGGGCCGTCTGGTGCTTCAAATGATGCTCGAAAGCTTATTCATCTGTTGTCTGTCCGGTGTCGTGGCGGTCTTGCTGGCTGCATGGGGGCTGGAAGTCACCAACCAGATACTGCCTGGTTTCGTACCCATCAAGATCCCTTTCTGGTGGCAACTGTCCCTCGACAATGTGCTGATCTTCAATGCACTGGCGCTGGTAGCCATCACGGCGTTGCTCACCAGCGCCTTACCGGCCTGGAAAATCGTGCATGGCAACTTCAATGACGTGCTGCGCGACGGTACCCGTGGCGCGCAAAGTCGTGGTGCGGGCCGGATGTCACGGATTCTGGTGATCTTCGAAGTCGGGCTTTCCTGCTCGATCCTGTGTATCAGCGCGCTATTCGCAGTCCTGGTCTACCAGGCGACACGCGCGGACTACGGTGTCGATACTGATGGCTACCTGACCGCACAGATCCACCTCAACCCCAACAGTTACCCCGACGATGCCAGCCGTATCCTGTTTTATCAGCGCTTGCATGACGGCGTCGCCACGATCCCAGGGGTCGAACGTGCCGCATTGACCACCAGTGCCGTCGGGCAATTCACCCTGCCGCGCCAGGTGGATGTCGACTCGTCGACCAACAACACCAATGAGCGCTGGTCTTACCCGATAGTCAACGATGTACAGGTCATGCCCGGCAGCCTGTCCGCGATGGGAATCACGCCGACGTCGGGCAGGGAGTTCTCCCATGGTGATACCCAGGGCTCAGAACCGGTCGTTGTCGTCAGTCAGTCCTTTGCCGAGCAGTTCTGGCCCGGGCAACGGGATGTGATCGGCAAGCGTCTGCGGTTTCGTGATAACGATGACCAGCGCTGGTACTCAGTCGTAGGCGTGGTGCCCAGCGTTATTCATGGGCGGCCTTTCAGTGCATTTCGCCACCGCGCCACGGTGTATCGTTCCCTGGAACAGCAACCCTCTTCCTCATTGATGCTGGTGCTGCGCACCCAACAGCCGGAAGGCGTGGGCCCGGCGCTGATCGATGCGGTCCGCCAGGTGGATAACAATCTTTCGGTCAATCAGATCCAGACGCTGGATGAACGCCTGGCCCGCAACACTGCAGGCTTGCATTTTATCGCCAACCTTTTCATGTTGTTCGGCCTGGTGGCGATGATATTGGCCGCAACGGGTATTTACGCAGTGATGTGCAATCTGATCAATCAGCGTACCCAGGAAATAGGCCTGCGCATGGCCATGGGCGCCACTGAAAGCAATTTGTTACGTATGTTGATGCTCCAGGGCGGCAAGCAATTGTTGGCCGGACTTGTGATTGGCTTGCCGTTGGCGTTCTTCGTGGCGCCCAAGTTGACGCGTATCCTGGGTAATGGAAACACCCCGTTTGTGCTGCTCTTCTGGATGGTGGCACTGATGATTACGCTGGTTGTGGCCTTGGCGGTCTGGCTTCCTTCCCGCCGGGCGACCAATATGTCGCCCGCCGATGCGATTCGTTATGAATAA
- a CDS encoding 4'-phosphopantetheinyl transferase family protein encodes MIEGHGLCLLRHFDDEPGHMPVRQLAHRWLCHVLAVYLAIPVDQVRIARTAAGKPWLPEHTWLRFNVSHSGRSAAIALCRGHEVGVDLEAISGKVAVKKAIARRFFHPHEQCWLALDEANYLSRFTQLWSIKETWLKARGTGLTQSLAGFCAVPQSSASGVAEIMVNPPVSVGQVHYGQVQAAQLFCLAYGAILAPHQPSLHWQLVCDETPIDGLAPVDHEQSEVEISLPKAAAAPVST; translated from the coding sequence TTGATCGAAGGCCACGGCCTCTGCCTGCTGCGCCACTTTGACGATGAGCCGGGGCACATGCCGGTTCGTCAACTGGCGCACCGTTGGCTGTGCCACGTGCTGGCCGTCTACCTTGCCATCCCGGTCGATCAAGTGCGTATCGCGCGAACCGCCGCCGGTAAGCCTTGGCTGCCTGAGCACACCTGGTTGCGTTTCAACGTGAGCCATAGCGGTCGTTCGGCTGCCATCGCTCTGTGCCGGGGCCACGAGGTGGGCGTTGACCTGGAAGCAATCAGCGGGAAAGTGGCGGTGAAAAAAGCCATCGCCCGGCGTTTTTTCCATCCGCACGAGCAGTGTTGGCTGGCGCTTGATGAAGCCAACTACCTGTCGCGTTTTACGCAACTGTGGAGCATCAAGGAAACCTGGCTCAAGGCCCGGGGCACGGGGCTGACCCAATCGCTCGCAGGTTTTTGTGCGGTACCGCAAAGCAGCGCAAGCGGGGTGGCCGAGATCATGGTGAACCCGCCCGTGAGCGTTGGGCAGGTTCACTATGGTCAGGTTCAGGCCGCGCAGCTTTTTTGCCTGGCCTACGGGGCGATCCTTGCCCCGCATCAACCATCATTGCACTGGCAGTTGGTCTGTGATGAAACGCCGATCGATGGGTTGGCGCCCGTGGATCACGAACAATCGGAGGTCGAGATATCGCTGCCGAAAGCGGCCGCCGCCCCGGTATCGACCTGA
- a CDS encoding MupA/Atu3671 family FMN-dependent luciferase-like monooxygenase: protein MNALPDSTPDAIPQLSVFCFADVARDSFAEKYEQLMSTARLADELNFHAIWTPERHFHTFGGMFPNPSVISAALAVVTRRIRICAGSVVLPLHDPLRVAEEWALVDNLSRGRVGVAFSAGWQRNDFVLQAHNYRERHEVLFRALEQVQALWRGEPVTRHELSRPGQPEPLKVQTWPPAYQSTLPAWVTTGSNPLLFNEAGKRGLNVLTHLVSQTREQLQENCASYRLARQDAGLDPAGGKVTLMMHAQAGEERQALLPQLRPALTGYLRAFMQLSENLNAPSANDHQTADKKHDYALKWGVEKYLNHYGLFGSAAECRKQLEQLKREGVDEVAGLVDFGMPQESVETTLRTLATLL from the coding sequence ATGAATGCATTGCCTGATTCGACGCCGGATGCCATCCCGCAACTCAGCGTGTTTTGCTTCGCTGACGTAGCTCGGGACAGCTTCGCTGAGAAGTACGAACAGCTGATGAGCACCGCCAGGCTGGCGGATGAACTCAACTTTCATGCTATCTGGACGCCTGAACGCCATTTCCACACGTTCGGTGGGATGTTTCCCAACCCCTCGGTGATCAGTGCCGCGCTCGCCGTCGTCACGCGACGTATCCGGATTTGTGCCGGCAGCGTGGTGCTGCCCTTGCATGATCCGTTGCGCGTCGCCGAAGAATGGGCGCTGGTGGATAACCTCTCACGCGGCCGAGTGGGTGTGGCGTTTTCCGCCGGCTGGCAACGTAACGATTTCGTCCTGCAAGCACACAACTACCGTGAGCGTCATGAGGTGCTCTTTCGCGCGCTGGAGCAGGTTCAAGCGCTGTGGCGCGGGGAGCCGGTGACGCGTCACGAACTGTCCAGGCCCGGTCAACCCGAACCGCTGAAGGTGCAAACCTGGCCGCCGGCCTACCAAAGCACCCTACCTGCCTGGGTCACCACGGGAAGCAATCCGTTGTTATTCAACGAGGCCGGAAAACGCGGCCTGAATGTGCTGACGCACTTGGTCTCACAGACTCGCGAACAACTGCAGGAGAACTGCGCCAGCTACCGCCTTGCACGCCAGGACGCGGGGCTGGACCCGGCGGGCGGCAAAGTGACGCTGATGATGCATGCCCAGGCGGGAGAAGAGCGCCAGGCGCTGCTGCCGCAGTTGCGGCCAGCCCTCACCGGCTATCTGCGTGCGTTTATGCAGTTGTCCGAAAACCTCAACGCACCCTCTGCGAACGATCACCAGACCGCAGACAAGAAGCACGACTACGCGCTTAAGTGGGGCGTGGAAAAGTACCTCAACCACTACGGTTTGTTCGGCTCTGCTGCAGAGTGCCGCAAACAGCTGGAACAGCTCAAGCGTGAAGGCGTTGATGAAGTGGCGGGGCTTGTAGACTTTGGCATGCCCCAGGAAAGTGTGGAAACAACGCTGCGTACACTCGCGACATTACTGTGA
- a CDS encoding ABC transporter ATP-binding protein — MEPLVKLTDVNKIFLTDEIETHALSKITFTLSKGEYVAISGPSGCGKSTLLSVLGLLDTPSSGTYQLAGHNVDSISKKQRAQVRNRDIGFIFQSFNLISDLTIEENVALPLTYRADISKAERHQRVVEALAKVNMSHRSRHYPSQLSGGQQQRVAVARAIVGNPSIILADEPTGNLDSHNAEAVLNILDKLHGEGATICIVTHDPRSAERAQRSIVLSDGKVVGDGEQVRQLTLVKEA; from the coding sequence ATGGAACCGCTGGTAAAACTGACTGACGTAAACAAAATCTTCCTGACCGACGAAATCGAGACTCATGCGCTCAGCAAGATCACCTTCACCCTTTCAAAAGGTGAGTATGTAGCCATCTCCGGGCCATCTGGCTGTGGGAAATCGACGCTCCTCTCGGTGCTGGGGCTGCTGGATACGCCTTCGAGCGGCACTTATCAGTTGGCCGGCCACAATGTCGACAGTATTTCCAAAAAACAGCGTGCGCAGGTGCGTAACCGAGACATCGGCTTCATCTTTCAGTCGTTCAACCTTATCAGCGACCTGACCATCGAAGAAAATGTCGCGCTGCCACTGACGTATCGCGCGGACATTTCCAAAGCCGAGCGGCATCAGCGGGTCGTCGAAGCCCTGGCCAAGGTCAATATGTCTCATCGCAGTCGCCACTACCCGTCACAACTCTCAGGCGGCCAGCAGCAACGCGTCGCGGTGGCCCGGGCGATTGTCGGCAACCCCTCAATTATTCTCGCGGACGAACCCACCGGCAACCTGGATTCGCACAATGCCGAGGCGGTACTCAACATCCTCGACAAATTGCATGGTGAGGGAGCCACTATCTGCATCGTCACTCACGATCCACGCTCGGCAGAGCGTGCACAGCGCAGCATTGTCCTGTCTGACGGAAAGGTTGTCGGTGATGGAGAACAGGTGCGGCAACTGACTCTGGTGAAGGAAGCATAA
- a CDS encoding sensor histidine kinase, whose protein sequence is MSKFFYAFERRHLLLCSLAPMGAIIAYLLLWFFPHQSIYLKLFTLFVLCVTMVYFCYHFFQQLIYKINVISNLLEAVEQEDFSLRGVSTGAGAFEGVIAQINDISSQLSRHRQQQREMDFLLQKVISNITVAIYALDANHRLIWCNAAASRMLGTSLEKLIGDPASRWQLDTLLLNANTQQPVVSEHEGRPGRYKVSSDTYMVDGVQNVLLFVSDVDDMLRQEEQKAWQDLLRVISHEINNSLSPIASISQMLQQHYRHNAENLPPGFAEGIDLISRRARELIEFISSYRQLSKLAPARKEPLDLAAVMAELPLLFAHRVMSLHGPRPLMASLDRAQIHQLMINLIKNADESMESSAEGIDIEWAEEKGRLRITILDSGVGLTNPKNLFVPFYTTKPNGTGIGLIFCRQIVESHGGYLSLENRHEQTGCKVTINLPLQRSA, encoded by the coding sequence ATGAGTAAATTTTTTTACGCATTTGAAAGACGTCACCTGCTGTTGTGCAGCCTGGCGCCGATGGGCGCCATCATTGCCTATCTGCTGCTATGGTTTTTTCCGCACCAGTCCATTTACCTGAAGCTTTTCACGCTGTTCGTCTTGTGCGTGACGATGGTTTATTTCTGCTATCACTTTTTTCAGCAGTTGATCTACAAAATCAACGTCATATCCAATTTGCTCGAAGCCGTGGAACAGGAGGATTTCAGCCTGCGCGGGGTGTCCACCGGGGCGGGGGCTTTTGAAGGCGTTATCGCACAGATCAATGATATTTCCAGCCAATTGTCACGCCACCGTCAGCAGCAGCGAGAGATGGACTTTCTGCTGCAAAAGGTGATTTCCAACATCACGGTCGCGATCTATGCGTTGGACGCCAACCATCGCCTGATCTGGTGCAATGCGGCAGCGTCACGAATGCTGGGCACCTCGCTGGAGAAGTTGATTGGCGATCCCGCCAGTCGCTGGCAGCTGGATACCTTGCTGCTCAACGCCAATACGCAGCAGCCGGTGGTCTCCGAGCATGAAGGGCGACCAGGGCGTTATAAGGTTTCCAGTGACACCTACATGGTGGATGGCGTGCAGAACGTGCTGTTGTTTGTCAGCGACGTCGACGACATGTTGCGTCAGGAGGAGCAGAAAGCCTGGCAGGATCTGCTGCGCGTGATCAGTCATGAAATCAACAATTCCCTGAGTCCCATCGCCTCCATCAGCCAGATGCTGCAGCAGCATTATCGGCATAACGCTGAAAACTTACCGCCAGGTTTTGCCGAGGGTATCGACCTGATCAGCCGACGGGCGCGCGAGCTGATTGAGTTCATCAGCAGTTACAGGCAACTGAGCAAACTGGCGCCGGCACGCAAGGAGCCTCTGGATTTGGCCGCCGTGATGGCCGAGTTGCCACTGCTGTTCGCTCACCGCGTGATGAGCTTGCACGGACCGCGCCCGCTGATGGCCAGCCTTGATCGGGCCCAGATCCATCAGTTAATGATCAACCTGATCAAGAATGCCGATGAGTCGATGGAAAGCAGCGCTGAGGGCATCGACATCGAATGGGCCGAGGAGAAGGGGCGCTTGCGGATCACCATCCTCGACAGCGGAGTGGGGCTGACCAACCCGAAGAACCTGTTCGTGCCGTTCTACACCACCAAACCCAATGGCACCGGCATTGGCCTGATCTTTTGCCGACAGATTGTCGAAAGCCACGGTGGCTACTTGTCTCTGGAAAATCGTCATGAGCAGACCGGTTGCAAGGTCACCATCAATTTACCGTTGCAACGCTCTGCCTGA
- a CDS encoding sigma-54 dependent transcriptional regulator — protein sequence MNDKKHILVIDDDAGILTSLDILLRMHGYDVTMETHADRLLAHLYARPVDLVLMDMNFRKDTTSGVEGLQLLAEMKKFDDCLPAVAMTGWGSVDIIVNAMRAGAADFIQKPWDNERLLSIVQQQITLSQTRRSGNCLREENKLLKLALEDDMDSEWVVRSSAMQRLISLVEKVAVTDTSVLILGENGTGKSLLARYIHQISSRCEHSIVEVNMGCINEQLFESEMFGHIKGAFTDARENRIGRFELADKGTLFLDEIGNLPLTQQVKLLRVLEERQFERVGSSRTQTTQCRIIAATNSDLEKAVLEGRFRQDLLYRMNLIQIQLPPLRERLEDIEPLTERFLKRFARKYNKPRPVLLPQARQGLLEYSWPGNIRELSHLLERAVLLCRASVIDLEDLCLPPSVLSQSTARSVTDASAGISDACTLAEVEETLLLRRLRQYDGNAVKAAESLGLSRSAFYRRLEKLKICHE from the coding sequence ATGAACGATAAGAAACACATCCTGGTTATAGACGACGACGCCGGCATCCTGACCAGCCTCGATATCCTGCTACGCATGCACGGCTACGACGTGACGATGGAAACCCACGCTGATCGCCTGCTTGCGCATTTGTATGCGAGGCCCGTTGATCTGGTGTTGATGGACATGAATTTTCGCAAGGACACGACGTCAGGCGTGGAAGGGCTGCAACTGCTGGCCGAAATGAAGAAATTCGATGATTGCTTGCCGGCTGTGGCGATGACCGGGTGGGGAAGCGTCGACATCATCGTCAACGCCATGCGTGCGGGGGCGGCCGACTTTATTCAGAAGCCCTGGGATAACGAGCGTTTGCTGAGCATCGTCCAACAGCAGATCACGCTGAGCCAGACGCGTCGTTCGGGCAATTGCCTGCGTGAAGAAAACAAGCTGCTCAAGCTGGCGCTCGAAGATGACATGGACAGCGAATGGGTTGTCCGATCGTCGGCGATGCAACGTCTGATCAGCCTCGTGGAAAAGGTGGCGGTCACGGATACCAGCGTGCTGATCCTGGGCGAAAACGGTACCGGTAAAAGCCTGCTCGCGCGCTACATCCACCAGATTTCGTCACGCTGCGAACACAGTATTGTCGAAGTGAACATGGGCTGCATCAACGAGCAGCTTTTTGAAAGCGAGATGTTCGGCCACATCAAGGGCGCCTTTACCGATGCACGGGAAAACCGAATCGGTCGATTCGAATTGGCCGACAAAGGCACGCTGTTTCTCGATGAAATCGGTAACTTGCCCCTGACCCAGCAGGTGAAGTTGCTGCGGGTGCTGGAGGAGCGGCAGTTTGAGCGCGTCGGATCTTCACGTACGCAGACCACGCAGTGCCGAATTATCGCTGCCACCAATTCAGACCTGGAAAAGGCCGTGCTCGAGGGGCGTTTTCGTCAGGACCTGCTGTATCGCATGAACCTGATTCAGATTCAGCTGCCGCCGCTTCGAGAGCGGTTGGAAGACATCGAGCCGTTGACCGAGCGTTTCCTCAAGCGTTTTGCGCGCAAGTACAACAAGCCCCGGCCCGTGTTATTGCCGCAAGCGCGACAGGGCCTGCTTGAGTATTCCTGGCCCGGCAATATCCGTGAACTCAGTCACCTGCTGGAACGTGCCGTGTTGCTGTGTCGCGCCAGTGTGATTGACCTGGAAGACCTTTGCCTGCCGCCTTCGGTGTTGTCGCAGAGCACGGCGCGTTCGGTCACCGACGCGTCGGCAGGGATAAGCGATGCGTGCACCCTGGCCGAGGTCGAAGAAACCTTGCTGCTACGACGCCTGCGTCAGTACGACGGCAACGCGGTCAAGGCTGCCGAATCGCTGGGCCTGAGCCGCAGCGCGTTTTATCGCCGGCTTGAAAAACTAAAAATTTGCCATGAGTAA
- a CDS encoding GIN domain-containing protein — protein MNKMKLMLALLAGTTACSALAAEKTVALSAFNSVEVRQGINLTIKCAATSSMVVTGSADTLKKLQVTTNDKALLLVNDAGQTDRLFSNALDITLYTSGPLTALTGTAGVEIQAPACAIDEHKLAVTGSMGANIEVQGKTAELVLDLAMGGTFNKKPLPFTAQVATVRMSMGAQSSLCQVPRINGSLSAGARMSVSPSAQVDTGAAAAFGSDISTSDCS, from the coding sequence ATGAACAAGATGAAACTGATGCTGGCGCTGCTGGCCGGCACGACTGCCTGTTCTGCGCTGGCGGCAGAGAAAACCGTGGCATTGAGCGCGTTCAACAGCGTCGAGGTCCGACAAGGTATCAACCTGACGATCAAATGCGCTGCAACCTCATCGATGGTAGTCACAGGCTCTGCCGATACGCTGAAAAAGCTCCAGGTGACGACCAACGACAAAGCCCTGTTGCTCGTTAACGATGCAGGACAGACCGATCGGCTGTTCTCCAACGCGCTGGATATCACGCTTTACACCAGTGGGCCGCTGACAGCGCTGACGGGCACGGCGGGAGTCGAAATCCAGGCGCCTGCCTGTGCGATCGATGAACACAAACTGGCGGTTACCGGCAGCATGGGCGCCAACATTGAGGTCCAGGGCAAGACGGCTGAGCTGGTGCTCGATTTGGCAATGGGCGGCACCTTCAACAAGAAACCGTTGCCTTTCACGGCGCAGGTGGCGACCGTGCGCATGAGCATGGGTGCGCAATCCTCCCTGTGTCAGGTTCCGCGGATCAACGGCAGTCTGTCGGCCGGCGCGCGCATGTCCGTCAGCCCATCGGCTCAGGTCGATACCGGGGCGGCGGCCGCTTTCGGCAGCGATATCTCGACCTCCGATTGTTCGTGA
- a CDS encoding cytochrome P450, translating into MLDNPAGIATVKPSAIKFAQLGFLKVAESACRQHGDKVWIGEGQEAVLLLAGARHIRFFLENESSFHKELENDHTARRLVLGQSLITAREGEEWHLARKLTAPLVNPKSALLKQGTQGAAQWLVDRLQIGGNHSIQEMCLQWALRCVADGFVGSALSPLQLESLIDHFRRIYLQLIVAAPATDYAVLCQHPALVAFREELESMVGPLIKGGAGGADMLQRFCQALDVDAHPHERERAISMLLGNLVASVDNTGVALLWCLTHLSQHAHYQHQVRDESRLGTHELASAIVKESLRITPVTAFFERFTQGPLEIDGVRIPPGTKVLFSPWLVQRNAAYWPEPLSFRPERFLQGRKIPREHFVPFSIGKRNCVGMALAMDQLTTAIETLCSHYLFALAPSTTPAALTPLYGLNVLPRGPICFTIESAAEANAHECIA; encoded by the coding sequence ATGCTCGATAATCCTGCTGGCATCGCAACCGTCAAACCGTCAGCCATCAAGTTCGCGCAACTGGGCTTCCTCAAAGTTGCGGAAAGCGCTTGTCGCCAGCACGGCGACAAAGTCTGGATCGGCGAAGGGCAGGAAGCCGTGCTGCTGCTCGCTGGCGCCCGCCATATTCGGTTTTTTCTCGAGAACGAAAGCAGCTTTCACAAAGAACTCGAAAATGACCACACCGCCCGGCGGTTGGTACTTGGGCAATCACTGATCACCGCCCGGGAAGGTGAAGAATGGCACCTGGCCAGAAAACTCACTGCGCCGTTGGTCAATCCCAAATCAGCATTGCTCAAACAGGGCACTCAAGGCGCCGCACAGTGGTTAGTGGACCGGCTCCAGATCGGAGGAAACCACTCGATACAGGAAATGTGTCTGCAGTGGGCCCTGCGCTGCGTTGCCGACGGATTTGTCGGTTCCGCGCTCAGCCCTCTGCAGCTTGAAAGCCTGATCGATCACTTTCGCAGGATCTACCTGCAACTGATTGTGGCCGCGCCGGCCACCGACTATGCCGTGCTGTGCCAACATCCGGCCCTGGTCGCATTCCGTGAAGAGCTTGAGTCAATGGTCGGGCCATTGATCAAGGGGGGCGCAGGCGGCGCGGATATGCTGCAACGCTTTTGCCAGGCCCTTGATGTCGACGCCCACCCGCATGAGCGGGAACGGGCAATCAGCATGTTGCTGGGTAACCTGGTGGCCAGCGTGGACAACACCGGGGTCGCACTGCTGTGGTGCCTGACTCACCTTTCCCAGCACGCCCACTACCAGCACCAGGTCCGTGACGAGTCCCGTCTGGGTACACACGAGCTGGCCAGTGCCATCGTCAAGGAATCGTTGCGCATCACACCGGTTACGGCGTTCTTCGAGCGCTTCACTCAGGGCCCGCTGGAGATCGACGGAGTGAGGATCCCGCCCGGTACCAAGGTGCTGTTTTCCCCCTGGCTGGTCCAGCGCAATGCCGCTTACTGGCCCGAGCCCCTGAGCTTCAGGCCAGAACGTTTTCTGCAGGGGAGAAAGATTCCACGGGAACACTTTGTGCCGTTCAGCATCGGTAAGCGCAACTGCGTAGGCATGGCACTGGCCATGGACCAACTCACCACGGCCATTGAAACGCTGTGCAGCCATTATCTTTTCGCATTGGCCCCCTCGACGACGCCCGCCGCACTCACGCCGCTTTATGGGTTGAATGTGCTGCCCAGGGGGCCTATCTGCTTCACCATTGAATCGGCAGCCGAGGCCAATGCGCATGAATGCATTGCCTGA